A section of the Lutra lutra chromosome 3, mLutLut1.2, whole genome shotgun sequence genome encodes:
- the GPR12 gene encoding G-protein coupled receptor 12: protein MNEDLKVNLSGLPRDYLDAGASENVSAAVSSQVPVVEPEPELVVNPWDIVLCTSGTLISCENAIVVLIIFHNPSLRAPMFLLIGSLALADLLAGIGLIINFVFAYLLQSEATKLVTIGLIVASFSASVCSLLAITVDRYLSLYYALTYHSERTVTFTYVMLIMLWGTSICLGLLPVMGWNCLRDESTCSVVRPLTKNNAAILSVSFLFMFALMLQLYIQICKIVMRHAHQIALQHHFLATSHYVTTRKGVSTLAIILGTFAACWMPFTLYSLIADYTYPSIYTYATLLPATYNSIINPVIYAFRNQEIQKALCLICCGCVPSSLSQRARSPSDV, encoded by the coding sequence ATGAATGAAGACCTGAAGGTCAATTTAAGCGGGCTGCCTCGGGATTATTTAGATGCTGGCGCTTCGGAGAACGTCTCGGCGGCTGTCTCCTCCCAGGTTCCTGTTgtagagccagagccagagctcGTTGTCAACCCCTGGGACATTGTCTTGTGTACCTCAGGAACCCTCATCTCCTGTGAAAATGCCATTGTGGTCCTTATCATCTTCCATAACCCCAGCCTGCGAGCACCCATGTTCCTGCTGATAGGCAGCCTGGCTCTTGCAGACTTGCTGGCCGGCATCGGACTCATCATCAATTTTGTTTTTGCCTACCTGCTTCAGTCAGAAGCCACCAAGCTGGTCACAATTGGACTCATTGtcgcctctttctctgcctctgtctgcagCTTGCTGGCTATCACTGTTGACCGCTACCTCTCCCTGTATTACGCTCTGACATACCACTCGGAGAGGACGGTCACATTCACCTATGTCATGCTCATTATGCTCTGGGGGACCTCCATCTGCCTGGGACTGCTGCCTGTCATGGGCTGGAACTGCCTCAGAGACGAGTCCACCTGCAGCGTGGTCAGACCTCTCACCAAGAACAACGCGGCCATCCTCTCCGTCTCCTTCCTCTTCATGTTTGCGCTCATGCTTCAGCTGTACATCCAAATCTGCAAGATTGTGATGAGGCACGCCCACCAGATAGCCCTGCAGCATCACTTCCTGGCCACGTCCCACTACGTGACCACCCGGAAGGGGGTCTCCACCCTGGCCATCATTCTGGGGACCTTTGCTGCTTGCTGGATGCCTTTCACCCTCTATTCCTTGATAGCTGATTACACCTACCCCTCCATCTACACCTACGCCACCCTCCTGCCCGCCACCTACAACTCCATCATCAACCCCGTCATTTATGCTTTCAGAAACCAAGAGATCCAGAAAGCCCTCTGTCTTATTTGCTGCGGCTGCGTCCCCTCCAGCCTCTCACAGAGAGCGCGGTCACCCAGCGATGTGTAG